The following are encoded in a window of Massilia sp. R2A-15 genomic DNA:
- a CDS encoding lipopolysaccharide assembly LapA domain-containing protein yields MKFLSSIVGLVLFILFFGFALKNTQEVDLHFFLNYELRGPLVLMLLAFFVAGAALGILAVTPTVFRHRRERTRHEDTIQALQNAKVATAPQPDSVGPRG; encoded by the coding sequence ATGAAATTTCTCTCCTCCATCGTTGGATTAGTTCTGTTTATCCTGTTCTTCGGCTTCGCGCTGAAAAACACGCAGGAAGTCGACCTGCACTTTTTCCTCAATTACGAATTGCGCGGCCCGCTGGTGCTGATGCTGCTGGCGTTTTTCGTCGCCGGCGCCGCCCTCGGCATCCTGGCCGTCACGCCGACCGTATTCCGCCACCGCCGCGAACGCACGCGCCACGAGGACACCATCCAGGCGCTGCAGAACGCCAAGGTGGCGACCGCGCCGCAACCGGACAGCGTCGGCCCGCGCGGCTGA
- a CDS encoding helix-hairpin-helix domain-containing protein — protein sequence MIKKLMLAVATMIATMGFAFAQVDVNKADAAALDSVKGVGPKLSKAIIDERAKGGEFKDWADFEKRVKGVGPKNGKKLSMAGLQVGGKSMDGAEMKMDAKAKPAKAMPDAKPMPESKPMPEAKPMPPAKAPADMKAKPAAAGAKASM from the coding sequence ATGATCAAGAAACTGATGCTTGCAGTGGCGACGATGATTGCCACGATGGGTTTTGCCTTTGCGCAAGTCGATGTCAACAAGGCCGACGCGGCCGCGCTCGACAGCGTGAAGGGCGTGGGGCCGAAGTTGTCGAAAGCCATCATCGACGAACGCGCCAAGGGCGGCGAGTTCAAGGACTGGGCCGACTTCGAGAAGCGGGTCAAGGGCGTGGGTCCGAAGAATGGCAAGAAGCTGTCGATGGCCGGCCTGCAAGTGGGCGGCAAGTCGATGGACGGCGCCGAGATGAAGATGGACGCCAAGGCCAAGCCGGCCAAGGCCATGCCTGACGCCAAACCGATGCCGGAATCGAAGCCGATGCCGGAAGCCAAGCCGATGCCGCCAGCCAAGGCCCCGGCCGACATGAAGGCCAAGCCTGCCGCCGCCGGCGCCAAAGCCTCGATGTAA
- the cmk gene encoding (d)CMP kinase gives MPNNPIPVITIDGPTASGKGTVAHKVADRLGFHFLDSGALYRLTALSAIRRGTDQADEHAIAKVAEHLQVHFDGPEILLANENVTNAIRAEEVGNLASKIAALPAVRQALFALQLSFRKAPGLVADGRDMGTVIFPHAKLKVFLTASTEARAERRYKQLIDKGISANMEDLLSDLKARDDRDTHRAIAPLVPAEGAHLLDTSNMTADQAIEEVLSWWAHRDAK, from the coding sequence ATGCCAAACAACCCAATCCCGGTCATCACCATCGACGGCCCAACCGCGTCCGGCAAAGGCACAGTCGCCCACAAAGTGGCCGATCGCCTCGGTTTTCACTTCCTCGATTCCGGCGCGCTGTACCGCCTCACTGCGCTGTCGGCGATTCGCCGCGGCACCGACCAGGCCGACGAACACGCCATCGCCAAGGTGGCCGAACACCTGCAGGTGCACTTTGACGGCCCCGAGATCCTGCTGGCGAACGAAAACGTCACCAACGCAATCCGCGCCGAGGAGGTTGGCAACCTGGCATCGAAGATCGCCGCGCTGCCGGCCGTGCGCCAGGCGCTGTTCGCTCTCCAGCTCAGTTTCCGCAAGGCGCCCGGCCTGGTCGCCGACGGGCGCGACATGGGTACCGTGATTTTTCCCCATGCCAAATTAAAGGTGTTCCTCACCGCAAGTACCGAGGCAAGGGCTGAGCGCCGATATAAGCAATTGATTGACAAGGGAATTTCTGCTAATATGGAAGACCTCCTGTCAGATTTGAAAGCGCGCGACGACCGTGATACTCACCGGGCAATCGCACCGCTGGTTCCGGCAGAAGGGGCGCACCTCCTCGACACTTCCAATATGACGGCCGACCAGGCCATTGAGGAAGTCCTGTCGTGGTGGGCGCACAGGGACGCAAAATAA
- the rfaE1 gene encoding D-glycero-beta-D-manno-heptose-7-phosphate kinase: MNDPVPSRLLTPDSNPNIVAPQLGAVRILVVGDVMLDRYWFGDVSRISPEAPVPVVRIEKREERLGGAANVARNVASLGAHCGLLGVVGADEAGAQVEQLLGESSIHSYLQRDEAISTIIKLRVIGRQQQLLRIDFEDAPTDTVLRDKLTQFNGVLADYDVVILSDYNKGSLVNVAEMIRAARAAGKVVMVDPKGDDFSPYAGATILTPNKSELKRIVGSWNSEEQLTSKAQALREQLGLDALLLTRSEEGMSLYSATEVLHMHAAAREVFDVSGAGDTVIATMAAMLGAGMPIADALITANRAGGIVVGKLGTATVTREELFGA, encoded by the coding sequence ATGAACGACCCCGTGCCGAGCCGCCTGCTGACACCGGACAGCAACCCGAACATCGTCGCGCCGCAGCTGGGCGCGGTGCGCATCCTGGTGGTCGGCGACGTCATGCTGGACCGCTACTGGTTCGGCGACGTCAGCCGCATTTCGCCGGAAGCGCCGGTGCCGGTGGTGCGCATCGAGAAGCGCGAGGAGCGCCTCGGCGGCGCCGCCAACGTCGCGCGCAACGTGGCCTCGCTGGGCGCCCACTGCGGCCTGCTCGGCGTGGTCGGCGCCGACGAGGCGGGCGCGCAGGTCGAGCAGCTCCTGGGTGAGTCGAGCATCCACAGCTACCTGCAGCGCGACGAGGCCATTTCCACCATCATCAAGCTGCGCGTGATCGGCCGCCAGCAGCAGCTGCTGCGCATCGACTTCGAGGACGCGCCGACCGACACCGTATTGCGCGACAAGCTCACCCAGTTCAACGGCGTGCTGGCCGACTACGACGTGGTGATCCTGTCCGACTACAACAAGGGCAGCCTGGTCAACGTGGCCGAGATGATCCGCGCCGCGCGCGCGGCCGGCAAGGTGGTGATGGTCGATCCGAAGGGCGACGACTTCTCGCCCTACGCCGGCGCCACCATCCTCACGCCGAACAAGTCCGAACTCAAGCGCATCGTCGGCAGCTGGAACAGCGAAGAGCAGCTGACCTCCAAGGCGCAGGCCCTGCGCGAACAGCTCGGGCTCGACGCCTTGCTGCTGACCCGCTCGGAAGAGGGCATGAGCCTGTACAGCGCCACCGAGGTGCTGCACATGCACGCCGCCGCGCGCGAGGTGTTCGACGTGTCGGGCGCGGGCGACACCGTGATCGCCACGATGGCGGCGATGCTCGGCGCCGGCATGCCGATTGCCGACGCGCTGATCACCGCCAACCGCGCCGGCGGCATCGTCGTCGGCAAGCTGGGCACGGCCACCGTCACGCGCGAGGAACTGTTCGGCGCCTAA
- the aroA gene encoding 3-phosphoshikimate 1-carboxyvinyltransferase, whose amino-acid sequence MTQQKTYPHHIDLAPVAHVAGTVRLPGSKSISNRTLLLAALAEGSTTIVDLLDSDDTQVMLAALRSLGIAWEQTDARTHVVHGAGGVLPVPQADLFMGNAGTAIRPLTAALAVIGGDYTLHGVARMHERPIGDLVDALNAVGAHIEYTGAPGFPPLRIGRGQLNAERMSVRGNVSSQFLTALLMAAPLMAKTGAVHIDVEGELISKPYIEITLNLMRRFGVTVEQDGWQSFTVQPGQKYRSPGVIHVEGDASSASYFLAAGAIGGGPVRVEGVGANSIQGDVRFAEALEQMGATITRGDNWIEAKSNGVLKAIDADFNHIPDAAMTIAVAALYADGTTTLRNIASWRVKETDRLAAMATELRKLGAVVEEGADYISVTPPAAIQPATIDTYDDHRMAMCFSLATIKGAAMRINDPKCVAKTFPDYFEAFAAIAK is encoded by the coding sequence ATGACGCAGCAGAAAACCTACCCGCACCACATCGACCTCGCGCCGGTCGCGCACGTTGCAGGCACGGTGCGCCTGCCTGGATCGAAAAGCATCTCCAACCGCACCTTGCTGCTGGCCGCGCTGGCCGAGGGCAGCACCACCATCGTCGACCTCCTCGACTCCGATGACACCCAGGTGATGCTGGCGGCCCTGCGCTCGCTGGGCATCGCATGGGAGCAGACCGATGCGCGCACCCACGTCGTGCACGGCGCCGGCGGCGTGCTGCCGGTCCCGCAGGCCGACCTCTTCATGGGGAACGCCGGCACGGCGATCCGACCGTTGACGGCGGCGCTGGCCGTGATCGGCGGCGACTACACGCTGCACGGCGTCGCGCGCATGCACGAGCGCCCGATCGGCGACCTGGTCGATGCGCTGAACGCGGTCGGCGCGCATATCGAATACACGGGCGCGCCGGGCTTCCCGCCGCTGCGCATCGGCCGCGGCCAGCTGAACGCCGAACGCATGTCGGTGCGCGGCAACGTGTCGAGCCAGTTCCTGACCGCGCTGCTGATGGCTGCGCCGCTGATGGCCAAAACCGGCGCCGTACACATCGACGTCGAAGGCGAACTGATTTCCAAGCCCTACATCGAGATCACCCTGAACCTGATGCGCCGCTTCGGCGTGACCGTCGAACAGGACGGCTGGCAGTCGTTCACGGTGCAGCCGGGCCAGAAGTACCGCAGTCCCGGCGTCATCCACGTCGAGGGCGACGCCTCGTCGGCCTCCTATTTTCTGGCGGCGGGCGCGATCGGCGGCGGGCCGGTGCGGGTCGAGGGCGTGGGCGCCAACAGCATCCAGGGCGACGTGCGCTTCGCCGAAGCCCTCGAGCAGATGGGCGCGACCATCACGCGCGGCGACAACTGGATCGAAGCGAAGTCGAACGGCGTGCTGAAGGCGATCGACGCCGATTTCAATCACATTCCCGACGCGGCGATGACGATCGCGGTGGCGGCGCTGTACGCCGACGGCACCACCACCCTGCGCAATATCGCCAGCTGGCGCGTGAAGGAAACCGACCGCCTGGCCGCGATGGCGACCGAGCTGCGCAAGCTGGGGGCGGTGGTGGAAGAGGGCGCCGATTACATTAGCGTCACCCCGCCGGCCGCGATCCAGCCGGCGACCATCGACACGTACGACGATCACAGGATGGCGATGTGCTTCTCGCTGGCCACGATCAAGGGCGCGGCGATGCGCATCAACGACCCGAAGTGCGTCGCCAAGACCTTCCCGGACTATTTCGAGGCGTTCGCCGCCATCGCCAAATAA
- a CDS encoding integration host factor subunit beta, which produces MTKSELINRLAERYSQLVAKDAEYAVKTILDAMTNALSTGQRIEIRGFGSFALNSRPPRIGRNPKSGDKVMVPEKRVPHFKPGKQLRERVDATVGQPIIED; this is translated from the coding sequence ATGACGAAGTCCGAATTGATCAACCGCCTCGCTGAGCGCTATTCTCAGCTGGTGGCCAAAGATGCGGAGTACGCTGTCAAAACCATTCTCGATGCGATGACCAATGCCTTATCGACTGGCCAGCGCATCGAGATCCGCGGTTTCGGCAGTTTTGCCCTGAATAGTCGGCCACCGCGCATCGGCCGCAACCCGAAGTCGGGCGACAAGGTGATGGTGCCCGAAAAACGGGTGCCTCACTTCAAGCCAGGCAAGCAGTTGCGCGAGCGCGTAGACGCGACGGTCGGGCAGCCGATCATCGAAGACTAA
- the lapB gene encoding lipopolysaccharide assembly protein LapB: protein MEFELWWLLGIPFFFALGWIAARVDIKQLLAESRSLPTSYFKGLNFLLNEQPDKAIDAFIDIVKHDPETADMHFALGNLFRRRGEIERAIRVHQNLLARPDLPLEQQQHARYELGMDYLKAGLLDRSEETFNLLLDSSYGVQARRALLEIFQREKEWRRAIEAAQGLQESGAGARQKEIAQFYCELAQDALVHMHVPEAMALLDQALLADRKNVRATMLSGDAQLAQGDTEGALVTWRRVEQQSVPHVALVAARLMDGYRKVGRAQEGVNLLRAYLAEASSIDLIEVVFKAVIELDGVEAAKQLVVEELRRNPTLLGLDKLLEARMMDAPANIWEELSMVKNLVHGYTQKLARYQCGHCGFKARQFYWQCPGCSRWETYPPRRTEELNVMN, encoded by the coding sequence ATGGAATTTGAACTCTGGTGGCTGCTCGGCATCCCCTTCTTTTTCGCCCTCGGCTGGATCGCCGCGCGGGTCGACATCAAGCAGTTGCTGGCCGAGTCGCGCAGCCTGCCGACCAGCTACTTCAAGGGACTGAACTTTCTGCTCAACGAGCAGCCGGACAAGGCGATCGACGCCTTCATCGACATCGTCAAGCACGACCCCGAAACGGCCGACATGCACTTCGCGCTCGGTAACCTGTTTCGCCGCCGCGGCGAGATCGAGCGCGCCATCCGCGTCCACCAGAACCTGCTGGCGCGCCCCGACCTGCCGCTCGAACAGCAGCAGCACGCGCGCTACGAACTGGGCATGGACTACCTGAAGGCCGGCCTGCTGGACCGCTCGGAAGAGACCTTCAACCTGCTGCTCGACTCGAGCTACGGCGTGCAGGCGCGCCGCGCGCTGCTCGAGATCTTCCAGCGCGAAAAGGAGTGGCGCCGCGCGATCGAAGCCGCGCAAGGGCTGCAGGAATCCGGCGCCGGCGCGCGCCAGAAGGAAATCGCCCAGTTCTATTGCGAGCTGGCGCAGGACGCGCTGGTGCACATGCACGTGCCCGAAGCGATGGCGCTGCTCGACCAGGCGCTGCTGGCCGACCGCAAGAACGTGCGCGCCACCATGCTCTCGGGCGACGCCCAGCTGGCCCAGGGCGACACCGAAGGCGCACTGGTGACCTGGCGCCGCGTCGAGCAGCAAAGCGTGCCGCACGTGGCGCTGGTGGCCGCGCGCCTGATGGACGGCTACCGCAAAGTGGGCAGGGCGCAGGAAGGCGTCAACCTGCTGCGCGCCTACCTGGCCGAGGCCTCGTCGATCGACCTGATCGAAGTGGTGTTCAAGGCCGTGATTGAACTCGATGGCGTGGAAGCTGCCAAACAGCTGGTGGTCGAAGAACTGCGCCGCAATCCGACCCTGCTCGGCCTCGACAAGCTGCTCGAGGCGCGCATGATGGACGCCCCGGCCAACATCTGGGAAGAGCTGTCGATGGTGAAGAACCTCGTGCATGGCTACACCCAGAAACTGGCGCGCTACCAGTGCGGCCACTGCGGCTTCAAGGCGCGCCAGTTCTATTGGCAGTGCCCGGGATGCAGCCGCTGGGAGACCTACCCGCCGCGCCGCACCGAAGAACTCAACGTGATGAACTGA
- a CDS encoding UDP-glucose/GDP-mannose dehydrogenase family protein: MKITIIGTGYVGLVTGACLAELGNDVFCLDVDQNKIDLLNNGGIPIHEPGLEEVVARNRAAGRLQFSTDVAASVAHGALQFIAVGTPPDEDGSADLQYVLAAARSIGRHMTGFKVIVDKSTVPVGTGERVRAALAEEIAARGSDATFSVVSNPEFLKEGAAVEDFMRPDRIVLGHDGDAAGLRAREMMKKLYAPFNRNHERTFWMDVRSAEFTKYAANAMLATRISFMNELANLADRVGVDIEAVRHGIGSDPRIGHSFLYAGAGYGGSCFPKDVQALERTARQYDQDLLILRAVEAVNDNQKQVLGRKIVASFGEDLAGRHFAIWGLAFKPNTDDMREAPARVLLGELLARGASAAVYDPVAMIEAKRVLALDLAPEQLARVRFAASPMDALDQADALAIVTEWKAFRSPDFDQIKARLKQPVVFDGRNLFEPEVMAEAGFEYHGIGRSVLTRR; this comes from the coding sequence ATGAAAATTACCATTATCGGCACCGGCTACGTAGGCCTGGTGACCGGCGCCTGCCTCGCCGAACTGGGCAACGACGTGTTCTGCCTCGACGTCGACCAGAACAAGATCGACCTCCTCAACAACGGCGGGATCCCGATCCACGAGCCGGGCCTGGAAGAAGTCGTGGCGCGCAACCGCGCCGCCGGCCGCCTGCAGTTCTCCACCGACGTCGCCGCCAGCGTGGCGCACGGCGCGCTGCAGTTCATCGCGGTCGGCACCCCGCCCGACGAAGACGGCTCGGCCGACCTGCAATACGTGCTGGCCGCGGCGCGCTCGATCGGCCGCCACATGACCGGCTTCAAGGTCATCGTCGACAAGTCCACCGTGCCGGTCGGCACCGGCGAACGGGTACGCGCCGCGCTGGCCGAGGAAATCGCCGCGCGCGGATCCGACGCGACCTTCTCGGTGGTGTCGAATCCCGAATTTCTGAAAGAGGGCGCCGCGGTGGAGGACTTCATGCGCCCTGACCGCATCGTCCTTGGCCATGACGGCGACGCCGCCGGCCTGCGCGCGCGCGAGATGATGAAGAAGCTGTACGCGCCCTTCAACCGCAACCACGAACGCACCTTCTGGATGGATGTGCGCTCGGCCGAATTCACCAAGTACGCGGCCAACGCGATGCTGGCGACCCGCATCTCCTTCATGAACGAACTGGCCAACCTGGCGGATCGCGTCGGCGTCGACATCGAGGCGGTGCGCCACGGGATCGGTTCCGACCCGCGCATCGGCCACAGCTTCCTGTACGCCGGCGCCGGCTACGGCGGCTCGTGCTTCCCGAAAGATGTGCAGGCGCTCGAGCGCACCGCGCGCCAGTACGACCAGGACCTGCTGATCCTGCGCGCGGTGGAAGCGGTCAACGACAACCAGAAGCAGGTGCTGGGCAGGAAGATCGTCGCCAGCTTCGGCGAGGACCTGGCCGGCCGCCACTTCGCGATCTGGGGCCTGGCGTTCAAGCCGAACACCGACGACATGCGCGAGGCGCCCGCCCGCGTTCTGCTGGGCGAATTGCTCGCGCGCGGCGCCAGCGCGGCGGTGTACGATCCGGTTGCGATGATCGAGGCCAAGCGCGTGCTGGCGCTCGACCTGGCGCCGGAGCAGCTGGCGCGCGTGCGCTTTGCCGCCAGCCCGATGGATGCGCTGGACCAGGCCGACGCGCTGGCCATCGTCACCGAATGGAAGGCATTCCGCAGTCCCGACTTTGACCAGATCAAGGCGCGCCTGAAGCAGCCGGTCGTATTCGACGGCCGCAACCTGTTCGAGCCGGAGGTGATGGCCGAAGCCGGCTTCGAGTACCACGGCATCGGCCGCTCCGTGCTGACCCGGAGGTAA
- a CDS encoding helix-hairpin-helix domain-containing protein, translating to MIKKLMLAVAAMIATMGFAFAQVDVNKADAAALDAVKGIGPKTAKAIVDERTKGGAFKDWADFEKRVQGVGPKNAKKLSTAGLMVGGKSMDGVETAVVPKAPAKAKAEAKPAAKM from the coding sequence ATGATCAAGAAACTGATGCTTGCCGTCGCTGCAATGATTGCCACGATGGGTTTCGCCTTCGCGCAGGTCGACGTCAACAAGGCCGATGCCGCCGCATTGGACGCCGTGAAAGGAATCGGACCGAAGACAGCGAAGGCGATTGTCGACGAGCGCACCAAGGGCGGCGCCTTCAAGGACTGGGCCGATTTCGAGAAACGCGTGCAGGGCGTGGGGCCGAAGAACGCCAAGAAACTGTCGACCGCCGGGCTGATGGTGGGCGGCAAGTCCATGGATGGCGTGGAGACGGCGGTCGTGCCGAAGGCGCCGGCGAAAGCCAAGGCTGAAGCCAAGCCTGCCGCGAAGATGTAA
- the rpsA gene encoding 30S ribosomal protein S1, translating into MESFAALFEESLSRQDMRSGEVISAEVVRLDHNFVIVNAGLKSEAFIPIEEFKNDQGELEVQVGDFVSVAIESLENGFGDTILSRDKAKRLASWLALEKAMESGEIVVGTVNGKVKGGLTVLTNGIRAFLPGSLVDTRPVKDTTPFEGKTLEFKVIKLDRKRNNVVLSRRAVIEASMGEERQKLMETLKEGTVVTGIVKNITDYGAFVDLGGIDGLLHITDLAWRRVRHPSEVLTVGQEITAKVLKYDQEKNRVSLGVKQLGDDPWTGLSRRYPQGTRLFGKVTNLTDYGAFVEVEQGIEGLVHVSEMDWTNKNVAPNKVVQLGDEVEVMVLEIDEERRRISLGMKQCKANPWDDFGVTHKKGDKVKGAIKSITDFGVFIGLAGNIDGLVHLSDLSWTESGEEAVRKFKKGDELEAIVLAIDVERERVSLGVKQLEGDPFNNFAAMNDKGSLVSGTVKSVEPKGAVIQLSDEVEGYLRASEISRDRVEDAGTHLKVGDTVEALVINIDRKARSIQLSIKAKDNVETQEAMQKMAATDNNAASGTTSLGALLKAKFDNKN; encoded by the coding sequence ATGGAAAGTTTTGCAGCGCTCTTCGAGGAATCGTTGTCGCGTCAAGATATGCGCTCCGGCGAAGTCATTTCCGCTGAAGTCGTGCGCCTCGACCACAATTTTGTGATCGTCAACGCCGGCCTCAAGTCCGAAGCATTCATTCCCATCGAAGAATTCAAGAACGACCAGGGCGAACTGGAAGTTCAAGTTGGCGATTTCGTTTCCGTAGCGATTGAGTCGCTGGAAAACGGCTTCGGCGACACCATCCTGTCGCGCGACAAGGCCAAGCGCCTGGCGTCGTGGCTGGCACTGGAAAAGGCCATGGAATCGGGCGAGATCGTCGTCGGTACCGTCAATGGCAAAGTCAAGGGCGGCCTGACCGTTCTGACCAACGGCATCCGCGCGTTCCTGCCGGGTTCGCTGGTCGACACCCGTCCTGTCAAGGACACCACCCCGTTCGAAGGCAAGACCCTCGAATTCAAGGTTATCAAGCTGGACCGCAAGCGTAACAACGTGGTTCTGTCGCGTCGCGCCGTCATCGAAGCATCGATGGGCGAAGAGCGTCAGAAGCTGATGGAAACGCTGAAAGAAGGCACCGTGGTTACCGGTATCGTCAAGAACATCACCGACTACGGCGCGTTCGTTGACCTCGGCGGCATCGACGGCCTGCTGCACATCACCGACCTGGCATGGCGTCGTGTGCGTCACCCATCGGAAGTGCTGACCGTTGGCCAGGAAATCACCGCGAAAGTCCTGAAGTACGATCAGGAAAAGAACCGTGTTTCGCTGGGCGTGAAGCAGCTGGGCGACGATCCTTGGACCGGTCTGTCCCGTCGCTACCCGCAAGGCACCCGCCTGTTCGGCAAGGTCACCAACCTGACCGACTACGGCGCGTTCGTCGAAGTCGAGCAGGGCATCGAAGGCCTGGTCCACGTGTCGGAAATGGACTGGACCAACAAGAACGTCGCTCCAAACAAAGTTGTCCAGCTGGGCGACGAAGTTGAAGTGATGGTCCTGGAAATCGATGAAGAGCGTCGCCGTATTTCGCTGGGCATGAAGCAGTGCAAAGCGAATCCATGGGATGACTTCGGCGTGACCCACAAGAAGGGCGACAAGGTCAAGGGCGCGATCAAGTCGATCACCGACTTCGGCGTGTTCATCGGCCTGGCCGGCAACATCGACGGCCTGGTGCACCTGTCCGACCTGTCGTGGACCGAGTCCGGCGAAGAAGCCGTGCGCAAGTTCAAGAAGGGTGACGAGCTGGAAGCCATCGTTCTGGCCATCGACGTGGAGCGCGAGCGCGTTTCGCTGGGCGTCAAGCAACTGGAAGGCGACCCATTCAACAACTTCGCGGCAATGAACGACAAGGGTTCCCTGGTTTCGGGTACCGTCAAGTCGGTCGAGCCTAAGGGCGCTGTGATCCAGCTGTCCGACGAAGTCGAAGGCTACCTGCGTGCTTCCGAAATCTCGCGCGACCGCGTTGAAGATGCCGGCACCCACCTGAAGGTAGGCGACACCGTTGAAGCCCTGGTCATCAACATCGATCGCAAGGCTCGCAGCATCCAGCTGTCGATCAAGGCGAAAGACAATGTCGAGACCCAGGAAGCCATGCAGAAGATGGCAGCGACCGACAACAACGCAGCTTCGGGCACCACCAGCCTGGGCGCGCTGTTGAAAGCCAAGTTCGACAACAAGAACTAA
- the cysM gene encoding cysteine synthase CysM → MSYKTIQDTIGNTPLVQLVRLPGADAAARNNVILGKMEGDNPAGSVKDRAAMSMLRRAEERGDIKPGDTLIEATSGNTGIALAMVAAVRGYKMVLLMPDNLSVERRQSMAAYGAEIVLTPKTGGMEYARDMAEQMQREGKGVILDQFANLDNPRAHYEGTGPEIWRDTGGRITHFVSAMGTTGTIMGVSQYLKEQNEAIRIIGAQPEEGSSIPGIRKWPEAYMPKIFDKARVDQVESVSQAQAEHMARRLAAEEGIFCGISAAGACEIALRISQTVENATIVFIVCDRGDRYLSTGVFPA, encoded by the coding sequence ATGTCTTACAAGACCATTCAAGATACGATCGGCAACACGCCGCTGGTGCAACTGGTGCGCCTGCCTGGCGCCGACGCCGCCGCCCGCAACAACGTCATCCTCGGCAAGATGGAAGGCGACAATCCGGCCGGCTCGGTGAAAGACCGCGCGGCGATGTCGATGCTGCGCCGCGCCGAAGAACGCGGCGACATCAAGCCGGGCGACACCCTGATCGAGGCCACCAGCGGCAACACCGGCATCGCGCTGGCGATGGTCGCCGCGGTGCGCGGCTACAAGATGGTTCTGTTGATGCCCGACAACCTGTCGGTCGAGCGGCGCCAGAGCATGGCGGCCTACGGCGCCGAAATCGTGCTCACGCCGAAAACCGGCGGCATGGAATACGCCCGCGACATGGCCGAGCAGATGCAGCGCGAAGGCAAGGGCGTCATCCTCGACCAGTTCGCCAACCTCGACAATCCGCGCGCCCACTACGAAGGCACGGGCCCGGAAATCTGGCGCGACACCGGCGGGCGCATCACCCACTTCGTTTCCGCGATGGGCACAACCGGCACCATCATGGGCGTGTCGCAATACCTGAAGGAGCAGAACGAGGCGATCCGCATCATCGGCGCGCAGCCGGAAGAGGGGTCCTCGATTCCCGGCATCCGCAAATGGCCGGAAGCCTACATGCCGAAAATTTTCGACAAGGCGCGGGTGGACCAGGTTGAAAGCGTGAGTCAGGCCCAGGCCGAGCACATGGCGCGTCGGCTTGCTGCGGAAGAGGGAATTTTCTGCGGAATTTCGGCGGCGGGCGCCTGTGAAATCGCGTTGCGGATATCGCAGACCGTGGAGAACGCAACCATCGTGTTCATCGTATGCGACCGCGGCGATCGCTACTTGTCGACGGGCGTGTTCCCCGCCTGA